The Melitaea cinxia chromosome 8, ilMelCinx1.1, whole genome shotgun sequence genomic interval TGTACGTCGCAGTTCATATAACGAACGGTACGATATGCGTGATTtctaacaaaaattgtaatatttttagattatccGTCGATAGACCAGTGGCAGATGATGTTGGTGAGGGAAAAGGACACCTCATTCGTAGACACATTCCTGACTGCTGCCGTTGGCATCCTTAGAACCAAAGACTGTAAAGACACTGCCACAGATAGAACTAGTTTCTCCATTGTAccaaaaaaagtgaaaatagtACGTATTAACTAAACTATAGTTTACTACCCAAGTGTATACGTACACTggaataactaaataaatgtatgtttgtagTTTATTAGTCTCCGCATAATAAAAAAgcataaaaagtaaaactttcACAACTAAAATCTCATTTTATAACAGGGTCAAAGTCGAGTGATAGCGCTCCTCAACGACCCCATTAGAGAAGAAGATAGTATAAAGATAATGGTCGACAAAAAAGGCGAGGTCATTCAAATACCGACGTTCAAAAAGAGGAATCCTTACacattacaatttgatatacCAGGTAAAGTATCAAGATATTCTTTGtataataaacacttttttataattaagtaatcGAAATATAATCTGTCGTTTGATTTTAGAATCTTGTTTAGAAGTATCGATGTTAGTTTGGGTTCGAATAAGCAAGAATGGTCAGTCATTAGGAAGGCGTCAAATTAAGTGCGAAAGTCGTTTGAGAGAGTTAGATCAACTATTAAGAGCCTCAGACCATCCTTTAGAATTTATGTGCCAGGTAAAATACCTTTATgtttattcgtattttttataaaatctttttcataactatattcatatatataactatattcatattctatattctacatttcataactataaaataaaaaataaaaaaaataataataatatattaatcgtATCGATAATTCTTTTCAGACATTAGGTTTTAAGACTACGAGTAGGGAGCAACTCGACAGCTGGATGTTAAATGCATTTCAAAAGAATATCCCTCCGCATTTCAATCTTCTCTCATCAACCGAACAGTACAATCCAAAATCCGATATGACGAGtgagttatttaaataatcacatAACTATACCAAGTTACTACATACctgtaaagtaaaaataagaaGAAGTCCTCTGACGATGACCTGACCTCTCGTGTCCCGTGATGGTCAccgtaaagtattcgaaacgtcaggcatataaaaaacctaataaaccacAATAAAAGAGTGAAATCCGCgcaaacattagaaaacagcATTAAATGCGCGGTTCCGTGCGCAGGCGGCGAGGAGTACCCGACGCTGCTGCACTGGGCGGCGCGCTTCGGGCTGGAGCGCGTGTGCTGGCAGCTGCTGGAGTGcccgggcggcggcgcggccgTGGCGCTGCGCAACTGCCGGCGCCGCACGCCCGCCGACCTGGCGCGCGACCACCACCACCTGCGCCTGGCCGACGTGCTGCAGGACCACCTCGTGAGTCACGGCCTCTACTCACATTTCTATCCAATCTCTAAAATCGTTGGTTCTATGAGACGTTAAATaattagaagaagaagaaaaagaaatatactttattgtgcataaaagttaaagtataaaaaaatacgataaaaaGATTCAACCTGAAACATCCCGCTGCCTAAGCATAGATCTCTTTctccttaatccaccacgctgcttcactgcgggtttgctgatatatttcctattatgagtaacgatcgctatcagatgtatatgataacaaccgggaccggcaccttaacgtgctctccgtggcacggtgaggagactcacaaggacagacctTCAGTCagcagtcagtcagtcagctcagcctactgcagtccactgctggacataggcctccccaagttcgcgccagacatcccggttttccgcaatcctcattcagcttacaccggcaatcttacgtagatcgtcggtccaacgggccgggggacgtcccacactgcgtttgccaagacgcggtctccattcCAGGACTCGtttactccaacggccatcggtcctgcgacacaaatgatcagcccactgccactttaacttgctaattctgtgggctatgtcggttactttcgttagtctcatttttaatcttatctttgagagaaaccccaagcatagctcgttccattgcacgttgagcgactctAAACTTGtgaaccagtcccttcgtcagtgtccacgcctcagctccgtatgttaacacaggcaggacgtattcCAGACCTTCAGACAGGAAACAAAAAttagtacaaatacaaatttccaTCCCGAGCGTtattcgaacccgcaaaccaccggtgtttaggcgcctactCAACACACGCATGACTAGTTagttacaccagagcggtcgtttaCAAGCAGTTTATACACTCTGTCATAATTTAAGCtacaacataaaattataattgtgaaagccattaattctaaattcattcaaaattataattcacataAGTGTCACAGTTACGTATAATGTCAACGTggctgtatattttttatttatgtgacTGTTTTAACATTGTACAGCAACGGCATAGTACAAGTTCCATTTAGTACATATTCAACAGTCGTTTCATTCTTatgattattatgattttaaatttgttttagcacatattttttcattattttgttttcagaaaataaatgaattctCCAACATGtactactatttaaaaaatatgtcggATGACAAAGAAGATCCTAGAGACGAAGACGAGAGGCAAGAGGAATTGTGTATTGTGGAAAATGCTGACACGGTTGACACAGTTGACTCACCAAGCGAGGATAATATAAAAGAACAGGAAAAAGACTCTTTACCTGATCCGTTTAGTGAAGTTTGCactaaaaatttagaaaaaactcCCGTTAAGAATGACGAGAAAAAACACCGGCCAAACTTAAAATTGCCAAAAGTAAAGGAGCAATTTTACcaaaatgattttcaaattcATACCAACACTGTAGATAGAATTCAACAGGCAATAGACCACGACTATCTTGTGCAGCCATCCAACATAAAAGTCGAAAGCCCTAAATTTCGACCAAATAATTTATACGCAAACAGTTCCAGACTGTTGCCGCAGCAGAGTGATATTTTCCTTTACTCTCCCACCGAAGAATCAAAGACTTTTACTATTGACACCCCAACGAGTGatattagtcaagtaaatttaaatattaaagaaagcCGGAATAGCGGTAGTATAAAGTCAGGCAAAGACGCGACGGGGCAAGAAGAGTTAGCAGAAATAATTACGGATttcaaaaacaatgtttttactATTTCTGAAGTCGAAAAACTGGTCATGGAGTGGAGAAACAGAAATGAAACACAACAATCTCTCAAAGAAAAACAAGAGCAGTTGAATAAGATGCGCGAAGAGTATGACAAAATACAGCagaaaattaaagataatatgAAAAGACCGACACCCTTCGAAAGAGTTAAGAAAATGTTTTCGAAGAGTAAAAGTAAACGTAAGTAAACTTACAAGGTATAAAACAAGTTACTCTATGTAAGAGTACtttcaaaataatacaatttaattttttgttgtagATCATGATAACACTGGAACTATTGAGAAAAGAAATGGAAATACGAGACCGAATAGCAGTTTAAGTGACAGTAAGTTTTTGTAGATCTGATAAATATATAGGCACATTTTTGAATAGAaaggtattaaattttatcaatgagATTGTTTATCAcactttgatttattaaaaaaatatctactaaAGGCTCCTCATCGTCTGGGCGTCTTAGCACGGTGAGTGGCGGCAGCGTCGGAGAAACTAACAGTGTCCAATCTGAATTAGACGATAAAACCAGATCCATGGTAAGTACCTATTGATAAGATACGCgtacaaacattttaattaggTACCTTGTTCGcttagaaatttataatttcttatattttaagttaattctAAAAGCTCTAAACTGCCCAtgccttttattaaatttatacttcgaatattcttttattaaattatcctTTACAAATTTTTGCCTCCgatgaataattttaacatataaaaaaatttaagcgtATATAAGAAAAGGAAATACTATatggaattattttaaaaggataCAGTATTCTATAATGTTCGATTACTTTCAGATATCAACAAGTACTTTGACAATGAATTCATGTGACGGCGAGAATCGTCTCGACGACTACTTGATTCCGCCGCCGCCGCGACCCCTCAACGGATGTCCTCAATTTACTACGTTCGGACATCCTAAGCACGAAAATAGGTAAATATAAGTGACAAAAATTGCTTCCCTTTGATCCGATATCCGTTTCAACAGAGttgattatataatttttttgccagcaattaatattttatacttatctGCATAAATATTCTTTTCAGCAGAAGCCAACATATGGCGACGATCGTTGAAAGAGAAGCTTCTGCATCGAGAGAACGATTAGACTGTGATACGGACACAAGTTCCACACACTTGAGACTTAACTTTGGCGCGCGCGATAAACTTGTCGCAAGTCGCTGCGACGATCGAGACGGTGCACACATGTACATGAATATTTCAGCttcacacacatagatacagtCAAATATAGTATAGCAGCTGTTACCACTGTATCCATGCTTTATATAAAATCTAATCATTCCTGGTTGcctttagttatttatttttttcaaatgattTTGCAATGTCGGTAATCTTTTGTCTGGATTTCATTCAGAGGTGTAACCAGTCCATAAGTGATCTGATATCAAAAATATCGCAGATGGGTGCTCTAATAAGAGTCAATGACACGACTAAAATGGCCACAGCTACCATACCttaattattctaaattattatttagaacaCTTACTCTACAGTTCATTATCGAATAAATTTTGACATGAGACGATGAAAAGCCTACTTTAGTTTGAAAATGCTATCACATTTGATGCGTTAATGAATCACATTTGATTGACAAAATGCTATTAATTAGCCAATATAATGACGAGTGTGATCTTCAACTATAAATGTTTGTCCTACGTATTATGCTATAGTATAGGCACTGATGATTAGTGAAACAATTTTGTGATTTACTTACGCAATTTTATCGTGTACGGGCTTAACATAAGTTTCGAAATATATTAAGAATGTATTaagaatatttacttatttaacttGTTTGAGTACATGTAAACtttgtttattacaaaaaaaagtgtatgaatttataaattacgttaattttaatttaaaaaaaaaaatagaaacaatgGATAAAAGCTTTATTGCATTCAAGAATAATGTTTGAACTTTTAAACgctgaataaattttaagtttccttttattattatagcttataattaaattgtcaactataaaataaaacgtcaataaaaacaaattatcaaaggattcatttaaaatttttggcgttagtttaaagctattatttatttgatattttattataaaaaaaggtagaaGGATTAAGCTTATATGTGTTATTATGATAATGATCAAACAAGAAATTTGTAAAGACTGATAAACCATTCTAGAAGTCATGAGaatgtattgtaaatattttgtacatacTTACATGTTATATGAACGTAGGTAATCATCaggcatttttatttatttttacaaaaatatattttattaataatggtACAAAGCGTTAGAAAATGGTTTAAGTCTgatgtaaataatatgtaaaaataagtttaatgtaAGTAGTAGTGGAATGTAAGACGAAGAAAAACAAAACTTCCTGTAAACTTTTGTATTAACTTTCCCAAAACgcatttataatacattatacaaaataaaagtgCATATTCGAAATTGTTTGTCTTTTAAAGGAATCTTACTTTCATTTTATTGGCAAAaacattacttaattaaaaGGCAGACatgaattgataaataaattgtaatatacaaataacataagttattgattttaaaaatcaattatttataaaatttcatatttctttGGCATAATATAATATCCATGATGTTATTAACGTATTGCACAATCTAATTCTAACGCATAACATTAAACAATCTTAAAACCTGTAactattttataactaaatatcataaatataaaatttaatttcttagtCTTTAGGCAATGtactaaaaatagaatatatacaCTCGTACGTTGTTTTATTtgcacataattataaataaaaatcaatatttggATTAAgagtatcataaaataattacccttaattacttacatatagCTTAATTTTGTCGCAAATAAACATCATAATTATATCGTGCATTTGTGCATGATCAGACTACTCACAATACTATATAAGTACATAAAGTACttggtaacatttttattaattatggtcTGTTTCACCGATGCTTGATAAAGTTTGTATCGCAAATAAGTAACGTATATTTTATGAGAAGAAGGTGAAATGGGCCATTGGAGTCTATTTCACTTCATCTATAGTGTGTTCGACGAAAGGAGATACCAGgcgtaaacaaaccaaatgtcAAGTCATTCGCCTgtgcagggttttgtaaccttttttacttacgaaaatttttaaaatgtaaaataatgaaataaaaataaataactgcaAAATCAAAGGATCATCCGAATGTTTTCAAACCCAGCTATAGTCTCATTTGACCTTGCCCGTGCCTAGCCGAATGTCGTGCAGCAAATAGCAAACacacaagatagaaagagatagactatattttgtttgttccgtcgtcgctaaAGGGCAACGCACTATAGTATACTTTTGGATTCACCACTTAAAATGATACaacttgaaatatttgtaacaaactAACATGTTGATagtaagaaacaaaaatatttaaacttttattcgACGCATACAGTTGTAAATCAGATAGCTTAATCAGCAACCGTTAAAATAGACCTTTAGCGTATTAAgctaatttactaaataaacttCTACATTTCCACTGCGTAATTCGTATGACTCGACTTCAATTGCACTGTtcgtgttatatttttaaccaaaaaaaaaccaagtacTTATAGTAgtgaatgaaatattatttatttatacctctgaAATTATTGTTCtaaatttataatcaaaatataatcataataatatcatacataattgtgttagctcgcaaacgaaaaaaaaaaaccgacttcaattacatcgacgagtaatacaacgtagatcgacgaaaaaatagtcaagtaacaacgcattatcaaagattactcaaaaattagttatcagatctcgatgaaatttaaatgtgaccacatgttaaacttcggctttcgattaaattaaaaatcattaaaatcggtacacctaataaaaagttattgcggattttcaagaagttccctcgatttctctgggatcccatcatcagatcctggtttccctatcatggtactaaactagggatatcttctttccaacaaaaaaagaattatcaaaatcggtacacctagtaaaaagttattgcggattttcaagagtttccctcgatttatctaggatcccatcatcagatcctggtttccttatcatggtactaaacttgggatatctcctttccaacaaaaaaagaattatcaaaatcggtacatccagtagaaagttatgcggtataatacaacgtaggtcgacgaaaaaagcgtcaagtaaaaacgcattattagatatagctcgaaaagtagttgttagatctcaaataaatttaaatgggaccaattggcacacaccacctttcgattaaaagaaaatttgtcgaaatcggtccacacgggcaaaagttctgatgtaagatacattaaaaaaaaaaaaatacagtcgaattgagaacctcctccttttttggaagtcggttaaaaataatactaaataacatttttttgaaataagctATATACTTTATAGAAGATtcaatgatttatattatgcaGTAGTAGTACACTACTATTTGTCCATTAACAAAGAGCATCTGAACTAGCAGAAAGACATTTGTCtcgtgtaataataataaaaagtttctatgtaaacattttatgacttattaataatttatttactaagttTGCCAGTCAGAATGcgtttttgtagtttttttttttttgtaatttgggTGATCGGAATATGTGTCTTTATAAGTGGAACGTaactcaaattaataaaaattagaatttaagtttttaaattggtATAAAGAATGAGGAtagttgaaaattttaatgaaattaagagccatttcacaaaaatcggtaataatccgcgaaattgtaatattttgacgtcgttaatctcagtgttggatgcaataatgtaatttatattcttgaaatataatagagcaacctttgttgtagtccatagtcagatcagaattttgatttatattatgtgtataaaattattaaccctttcatcagcctcctccctgggtaaacggtcgcaatgtatactttgaagtcctacttttcaataacctctacgttgaaaccattttaaaaaaatatcataatatgtggaatataattttgttgtccactatcatagatttttattccatttgtatctctattaaacgataaaaaaaatttaaagttacgaatattttccaaataagtacaattttaaatgcgatatttctcttagaaaactaagaaattttaacgaactatcttcatcaaagtaaacttacatcattaaggaatacaaaaaaaaataattaaaagatgtaattatttttaatacattttatattaaataataaaaagatagtatatattgccacgcatcaagcccggtaaatcagtcgagcgctagcgctcttagaggtaaggtccacgccaaattctgcgcagccgtctctttcgctcacacgcgccaagcgcctgttgttatagcggataaaacgcatttgatactttcataataaaatataaataaaataaacatattacgaaaatgactgtaaaataatataatgataatttctgtaaacaaatctataatttaattttcttttctcacactatcaatacaaataggcatttcaatctgtttgtcttgttatttgttaattaatatttttgtcggtgtcgatgtcattaaatgcttttttattcatatcgtaaatattagattcattcgtaaactgaaaaaactaaatcaatttaaaaaatatgtttcatacaattgatatttttaattttattttaaatttattgactgttgttatataacatacttgaaattttcaacaaattaattatgtaaaaaacattttataccatagttataatttttattatacatcagaaaatgatcacgatggtctttcggttgtcacactatacgtactagcacaaagatcgcgcggctcgtacgactcgcgcgatgcgaccaaatttacctaaacttgcagagcgtaaaattgtgaaatggctcttaacgtCTGGGACGAATTAcggtttaaaaatcttaaattacGTAGTACTTCTAAGCGTCAAAACGCATTTTCAATTATAAGGCAATTTTCAAGAGAGATTTCTTCCACAAAAGTTGATAACCATTATAACTAACAATACCTTATAGGTATCGTATGGTTTAAATATAagacaatatttttgtaaaataaaacttaatcgCTTGGCACGACAGATTTCTTTATccgtaattttaattttttaaacgtaattttTGTCCTGTAT includes:
- the LOC123655551 gene encoding phosphoinositide 3-kinase adapter protein 1 → MGPQFDYCLRATNNPSYFAFSDKDVADSTTLQASAPEQYSRSAPARAWADGGRPLSSPRRREPESPRRKEFRALLRSLSAKEPEQAEAFLKGQPRPGDCAPGDMRHTFTAPRIKKGKISSKVVTSDGTKEHEEVFYTIPLQGRRRHSVGGYLATGTAGTGEVTTVPSEVPKMPPPRFNQVEDETVKRRRPKNFQFKEMEDIAILWSSGSPESALWSDYLVASFDKIMSQRARHHYRVTPITAEELMSSDSQEKLDKLSKAQLQIVILCPILATKLSDLKRELNSENLFKVDKVLVMLLGVEKNNVVANYSEDYPSIDQWQMMLVREKDTSFVDTFLTAAVGILRTKDCKDTATDRTSFSIVPKKVKIGQSRVIALLNDPIREEDSIKIMVDKKGEVIQIPTFKKRNPYTLQFDIPESCLEVSMLVWVRISKNGQSLGRRQIKCESRLRELDQLLRASDHPLEFMCQTLGFKTTSREQLDSWMLNAFQKNIPPHFNLLSSTEQYNPKSDMTSGEEYPTLLHWAARFGLERVCWQLLECPGGGAAVALRNCRRRTPADLARDHHHLRLADVLQDHLKINEFSNMYYYLKNMSDDKEDPRDEDERQEELCIVENADTVDTVDSPSEDNIKEQEKDSLPDPFSEVCTKNLEKTPVKNDEKKHRPNLKLPKVKEQFYQNDFQIHTNTVDRIQQAIDHDYLVQPSNIKVESPKFRPNNLYANSSRLLPQQSDIFLYSPTEESKTFTIDTPTSDISQVNLNIKESRNSGSIKSGKDATGQEELAEIITDFKNNVFTISEVEKLVMEWRNRNETQQSLKEKQEQLNKMREEYDKIQQKIKDNMKRPTPFERVKKMFSKSKSKHHDNTGTIEKRNGNTRPNSSLSDSSSSSGRLSTVSGGSVGETNSVQSELDDKTRSMISTSTLTMNSCDGENRLDDYLIPPPPRPLNGCPQFTTFGHPKHENRSQHMATIVEREASASRERLDCDTDTSSTHLRLNFGARDKLVASRCDDRDGAHMYMNISASHT